The following are encoded together in the Onychostoma macrolepis isolate SWU-2019 chromosome 03, ASM1243209v1, whole genome shotgun sequence genome:
- the LOC131534586 gene encoding collagen alpha-2(I) chain-like, which yields MGSRNVKSKIDLYDLNSPIYNDMKKKYGKRIIAEGVTGGRRRTGGAGPTSRGWGASAADPPKGAPGATPAGGYLSASEQASGSRSTGRTDAHGAAHRTTPGMAGRLCPTSRAPPGGTKGRSGGQRPPLPGPPGLRQCGQPGPVIGGFSTARIQGHSPHHLCTRRYTPSPRSTSYHHRRLRLLARRSGPHEGPPVPVLLGETGQALTACSPSPPNLPARSGAAAPGGTAVVPVDAPSYWHRIALKTVSPPPKILTSSTMCFSRLREAGLSPRSNSGTNG from the coding sequence ATGGGGTCTAGAAATGTCAAGTCTAAGATCGATCTATATGATTTGAACAGTCCAATTTACAATgatatgaaaaagaaatatgggAAAAGAATTATTGCGGAAGGTGTGACTGGTGGACGCCGTCGAACTGGCGGAGCCGGCCCAACGTCGCGAGGCTGGGGAGCGAGCGCCGCCGATCCCCCGAAGGGTGCACCAGGAGCAACGCCCGCCGGAGGGTACCTTTCGGCCAGTGAGCAGGCCAGCGGCTCCCGAAGCACAGGACGAACCGATGCCCACGGAGCCGCCCACCGCACCACGCCGGGCATGGCTGGCAGGTTGTGTCCTACATCACGAGCCCCCCCTGGCGGCACCAAAGGTAGAAGTGGAGGTCAACGGCCGCCCCTACCGGGCCCTCCTGGACTCCGGCAGTGCGGTCAGCCTGGTCCAGTCATCGGTGGTTTCTCCACGGCCAGGATCCAGGGCCATTCTCCCCATCACCTGTGTACACGGCGATACACGCCAAGTCCCCGCTCGACGAGTTACCATCACCGCCGCCTCCGGCTCCTGGCCCGTCGAAGTGGGCCTCATGAAGGACCTCCCGTCCCGGTACTCCTGGGAGAAACTGGCCAGGCTTTGACCGCCTGCTCGCCGTCGCCACCCAACCTGCCAGCCCGGTCGGGAGCCGCCGCACCCGGAGGCACAGCCGTCGTCCCCGTCGACGCCCCGTCCTACTGGCATCGGATAGCCCTAAAGACGGTGAGTCCCCCTCCCAAAATACTAACCTCTTCTACGATGTGTTTCAGCAGGTTAAGGGAGGCGGGGCTTTCGCCAAGGAGCAACTCGGGGACGAACGGCTGA
- the LOC131537228 gene encoding LOW QUALITY PROTEIN: GTPase IMAP family member 4-like (The sequence of the model RefSeq protein was modified relative to this genomic sequence to represent the inferred CDS: inserted 1 base in 1 codon), protein MGVKDTVQKTDKSWEMNGKGVWDQKKRQTAKEQHPMQAESIQNRQTKPGECRDLRIVVVGKTGAGKKATGNTIMGQKVFKXLSPNSVTRKCRHHQQKVKGRNILVIDTPGLFDTSVCEEQLKKEIEKCVEMSAPGPHAFLLVIRLDVRFTDEEKNTVKWIQKNFGEDAACYTIILFTRGDQLITSIEEFLTENKQIRELVIECKGRYHVFNNTDEKNQSQVTELLKKIDRMVMENGGEHYTNKMYEEAQKVEEEEKWRREKEETWGKEKR, encoded by the exons ATGGGAGTAAAAGATACAGTccaaaaaacagataaaagcTGGGAAATGAATGGAAAGGGAGTATGGGACCAGAAGAAACGACAGACAGCAAAAGAACAACATCCAATGCAAGCAG AGTCCATACAGAACAGACAAACAAAACCTGGCGAGTGCAGAGATCTCAGGATTGTTGTAGTGGGGAAAACTGGAGCTGGAAAGAAGGCAACAGGAAACACTATAATGGGACAAAAAGTGTTTA TATTATCTCCTAACTCTGTGACTAGGAAATGCCGACACCATCAGCAGAAGGTGAAAGGTCGAAACATCTTAGTGATCGACACTCCAGGACTGTTTGATACGTCAGTCTGTGAAGAACAACTGAAAAAAGAGATTGAGAAGTGTGTGGAGATGTCTGCTCCTGGTCCTCATGCATTTTTGCTGGTCATCAGACTGGACGTGAGATTCACAGATGAAGAGAAAAACACAGTGAAATGGATTCAGAAGAACTTTGGAGAAGATGCTGCATGTTACACTATCATCCTGTTCACTAGAGGAGATCAGTTAATAACATCCATAGAGGAGTTTCTGACCGAAAACAAGCAGATTAGAGAATTAGTTATAGAGTGTAAAGGCAGGtatcatgtttttaataacACAGATGAAAAAAATCAATCACAGGTCACTGAACTGCTGAAGAAGATAGACAGAATGGTGATGGAGAACGGAGGAGAGCATTACACAAATAAGATGTACGAGGAAGCACAAAAAGTTGAGGAAGAAGAGAAGtggaggagagagaaagaggagacatggggaaaagaaaaaagataa
- the LOC131537230 gene encoding GTPase IMAP family member 4-like produces the protein MNCLTGDSQELRIVLLGVCGAGKSPIGNIILGRETFKESRTRKSEIQRGSVKDRNISIIDTPGFFNTKLTDEELQNEMIKSLYLAYPCPHVFLLIINLESFRDDERKLLEQIQENFGAQALNFTLVLFTGREKISNKEWMDLKFSSKFQELMSQCRDKYHVINSKRAIDPTQITELLEKIDELIKQNNHQHYDNDSSLKSYLVKTRKKKKNHEKVKDYRKNAQEKEIKKEQLKITETCKMQVVKEKSTTNVVNEKFYYS, from the coding sequence ATGAACTGTTTGACAGGTGATTCACAGGAGCTGAGGATTGTGCTGTTGGGAGTCTGTGGAGCTGGAAAGAGCCCAATAGGAAACATAATTCTGGGTCGAGAAACATTTAAAGAAAGCAGAACCAGAAAGAGTGAGATACAGAGAGGTAGCGTAAAAGACAGAAACATCTCCATCATTGACACTCCAGGATTCTTCAACACTAAACTGACTGATGAAGAGCTGCAGAATGAAATGATAAAGAGTCTTTATCTTGCTTATCCTTGCCCTCATGTGTTTCTTCTCATCATCAACTTGGAGAGCTTCAGAGATGATGAGAGGAAACTTCTGGAGCAAATTCAGGAGAACTTTGGAGCTCAAGCTTTGAACTTCACCCTGGTTTTGTTTACTGGAAGagaaaaaatatcaaacaaagAATGGATGGACTTAAAGTTTAGTAGTAAATTTCAGGAGCTAATGAGTCAATGTAGAGATAAATATCATGTGATCAACAGTAAGAGAGCGATTGATCCAACACAAATCACTGAACTTCTAGAGAAGATTGATGAACTCATCAAACAGAATAATCACCAGCATTATGACAATGATTCTTCCCTAAAGTCTTATTTAGTAAagaccagaaaaaaaaagaaaaaccatgAGAAAGTAAAGGATTACAGAAAAAATGCGCAAGAGAAAgagataaaaaaagaacaattaaaaataacagagACTTGTAAAATGCAAGTTGTAAAGGAAAAGAGCACAACAAATGTTGTGAATGAAAAGTTTTATTACTCATGA
- the LOC131537212 gene encoding leucine-rich repeat-containing protein 30-like translates to MFLLRQNISKQHASSDVAPRTAARKPNSDDSKRQMRRKASFVENLSSVDRIRKHATRHLGYSTLSLAMRGLEEMPDELWELQELQKLNVSLNALSVLPSSLGNLENLVILNVWGNELLSLPPEIGRLGKLRVLFAHMNRLSEVPEELGRCSNLEVLSLANNQIGTLPNSLSELRRLTKLNLSHNHIQHVPACVYSMRSLVFLHLANNCLENLADKIQELVNLKILIVEQNSLHTLPRTVCCLTGLELLNVDFNRLQSVPDEIYKLRRLEKLACHPLDKGLHIVHNPLVKPIKEVLQGGLKALYNYLKPA, encoded by the coding sequence ATGTTTCTCCTGAGGCAGAACATCTCAAAGCAGCACGCGAGCAGTGACGTCGCACCGAGAACCGCTGCACGCAAACCCAACTCTGATGACTCCAAGAGGCAGATGCGACGAAAAGCCAGCTTCGTTGAAAATTTATCATCTGTCGATCGAATCCGCAAACATGCGACCAGACATCTGGGCTACAGCACGCTCAGCCTGGCCATGCGAGGTCTGGAGGAGATGCCGGACGAATTGTGGGAGCTCCAGGAGCTCCAGAAGCTCAACGTCTCCTTGAACGCTCTCTCCGTTCTCCCATCCAGCTTGGGGAACCTGGAGAACCTGGTGATCCTCAATGTGTGGGGGAACGAGCTGCTCAGCCTCCCGCCGGAGATCGGACGGCTCGGGAAGCTGCGAGTGCTCTTCGCTCACATGAACCGGCTGAGCGAAGTTCCCGAGGAACTGGGACGCTGCTCCAATCTGGAGGTCCTGAGTTTGGCCAACAACCAGATAGGCACGCTTCCCAACAGCCTGTCGGAGCTTCGCCGGCTCACCAAGCTCAACCTCAGCCACAACCACATCCAACACGTCCCGGCCTGCGTCTACAGTATGAGGAGCCTGGTCTTCTTGCATCTGGCCAACAACTGTCTAGAGAACCTGGCCGATAAGATCCAGGAGCTGGTGAACCTGAAGATCCTGATCGTGGAGCAGAACTCGTTGCACACTCTTCCCAGGACGGTGTGCTGCCTGACGGGGCTGGAGCTGCTCAACGTGGACTTCAACCGGCTGCAGAGCGTTCCTGATGAGATCTACAAGCTCCGCAGGCTGGAGAAGCTCGCCTGCCATCCACTGGACAAAGGCCTGCATATCGTCCACAACCCACTGGTCAAGCCCATTAAAGAGGTTCTGCAGGGAGGTCTAAAGGCACTTTATAACTACCTCAAACCTGCATGA